In Monodelphis domestica isolate mMonDom1 chromosome 4, mMonDom1.pri, whole genome shotgun sequence, one DNA window encodes the following:
- the LOC103102079 gene encoding zinc finger protein OZF-like isoform X1: MAPKTLRFPSQGSITLRDVAVDFTQEEWRLLDHAQKELYREVMLENVWNLQSVGLMVSRENFVTCFQQEESPWPMVKRKDGQWSSCPEAEIKFEVKEMYTNLNLFMEGSDPQRYISEGSCDFLLRDICDSEIKVYTTPVNDYEFDETAEKFSQYSVLNQHMKLSLGNDSSQNSEYSTCFPEEVGFIQMLEKPPEMLMYQGNLGEMAFDLSLDLIRYPKSKCIEMLSVNDKAGRPFSQHSDLGSHQIIHSGEKPYQCKQCGKTFTHSSNLARHQRIHTGEKPYECKQCGMAYTRKGHLTRHLRIHTGEKPYECKQCGKAFPRSSRLVAHQRIHTGEKPYECTQCGKTFTERASLRVHLRIHTGEKPYECSHCGKSFTERASLRLHLRIHTGEKPYECTLCGKAFIRRHQLTLHQAVHTGEIPFECKQCGKAFTQRGNLNAHQKIHTGEKPYECIQCGKAYINGSELRKHQRVHTGEKLPQDRVQSHS, from the exons ATGGCCCCCAAGACCCTGAGGTTCCCTTCCCAG GGGTCAATAACATTGagggatgtggctgtggacttcacccaggaggagtggcGCCTGTTGGATCATGCTCAGAAAGAGCTGTACAgggaggtcatgctggagaatgtgtGGAATCTACAATCTGTGG GGCTTATGGTTTCCAGAGAAAATTTTGTTACCTGTTTTCAGCAAGAGGAATCACCATGGCCAATGGTGAAAAGGAAAGACGGCCAATGGAGCTCCTGTCCAG AGGCAGAGATTAAATTTGAAGTGAAGGAGATGTATACCAACTTGAACCTTTTTATGGAAGGATCTGACCCCCAGAGATACATCAGTGAAGGTTCTTGTGATTTCCTTTTGAGAGACATCTGTGACTCTGAAATTAAGGTATATACAACTCCAGTGAATGACTATGAATTTGATGAAACTGCAGAGAAATTCAGTCAATACTCAGTCCTAAATCAACATATGAAATTGTCCTTAGGAAATGACTCTTCTCAGAATAGTGAATACAGCACATGCTTTCCTGAAGAAGTAGGATTTATTCAGATGCTGGAGAAACCTCCTGAAATGCTTATGTATCAAGGTAACCTAGGTGAAATGGCCTTCGACTTGAGTTTAGACCTCATTAGATATCCAAAAAGTAAATGTATAGAGATGCTTTCTGTGAATGATAAAGCTGGGAGACCTTTCAGTCAACACTCTGACCTTGGTTCTCATCAAAtaatccactctggagagaaaccttatcagtgtaaacagtgtggaaagactttcacacacAGTAGCAATCTTgccagacatcagagaatccacactggagagaaaccttatgaatgtaaacaatgtggaatgGCTTACACTCGGAAGGGTCATCTTACCAGACATctcagaatccatactggagagaaaccttatgaatgcaaacaatgtggaaaggctttcccaCGGAGCAGCCGTCttgttgcacatcagagaatccacactggagagaaaccttatgaatgtacacagtgtggaaagactttcacagagAGGGCCTCTCTTCGTGTACAtctgagaatccacactggagagaaaccttatgaatgttcACATTGTGGAAAGTCTTTCACAGAGAGGGCCTCTCTTCGTCTACAtctgagaatccacactggagagaaaccttatgaatgcacactatgtggaaaggctttcattcGGAGGCACCAACTTACTTTACATCAGGCAGTCCATACTGGAGAgataccttttgaatgtaaacaatgtggaaaggctttcacacagaggggtAATCTTAATgcacatcagaaaatccacactggagaaaaaccttatgaatgtattcaatgtggaaaggcttatATAAATGGGTCTGAACTTCGTAAACATCAGAGagttcacactggagagaaactgcCACAGGATAGGGTCCAGTCTCACTCATAG
- the LOC103102079 gene encoding zinc finger protein 461-like isoform X2 — protein sequence MLENVWNLQSVGLMVSRENFVTCFQQEESPWPMVKRKDGQWSSCPEAEIKFEVKEMYTNLNLFMEGSDPQRYISEGSCDFLLRDICDSEIKVYTTPVNDYEFDETAEKFSQYSVLNQHMKLSLGNDSSQNSEYSTCFPEEVGFIQMLEKPPEMLMYQGNLGEMAFDLSLDLIRYPKSKCIEMLSVNDKAGRPFSQHSDLGSHQIIHSGEKPYQCKQCGKTFTHSSNLARHQRIHTGEKPYECKQCGMAYTRKGHLTRHLRIHTGEKPYECKQCGKAFPRSSRLVAHQRIHTGEKPYECTQCGKTFTERASLRVHLRIHTGEKPYECSHCGKSFTERASLRLHLRIHTGEKPYECTLCGKAFIRRHQLTLHQAVHTGEIPFECKQCGKAFTQRGNLNAHQKIHTGEKPYECIQCGKAYINGSELRKHQRVHTGEKLPQDRVQSHS from the exons atgctggagaatgtgtGGAATCTACAATCTGTGG GGCTTATGGTTTCCAGAGAAAATTTTGTTACCTGTTTTCAGCAAGAGGAATCACCATGGCCAATGGTGAAAAGGAAAGACGGCCAATGGAGCTCCTGTCCAG AGGCAGAGATTAAATTTGAAGTGAAGGAGATGTATACCAACTTGAACCTTTTTATGGAAGGATCTGACCCCCAGAGATACATCAGTGAAGGTTCTTGTGATTTCCTTTTGAGAGACATCTGTGACTCTGAAATTAAGGTATATACAACTCCAGTGAATGACTATGAATTTGATGAAACTGCAGAGAAATTCAGTCAATACTCAGTCCTAAATCAACATATGAAATTGTCCTTAGGAAATGACTCTTCTCAGAATAGTGAATACAGCACATGCTTTCCTGAAGAAGTAGGATTTATTCAGATGCTGGAGAAACCTCCTGAAATGCTTATGTATCAAGGTAACCTAGGTGAAATGGCCTTCGACTTGAGTTTAGACCTCATTAGATATCCAAAAAGTAAATGTATAGAGATGCTTTCTGTGAATGATAAAGCTGGGAGACCTTTCAGTCAACACTCTGACCTTGGTTCTCATCAAAtaatccactctggagagaaaccttatcagtgtaaacagtgtggaaagactttcacacacAGTAGCAATCTTgccagacatcagagaatccacactggagagaaaccttatgaatgtaaacaatgtggaatgGCTTACACTCGGAAGGGTCATCTTACCAGACATctcagaatccatactggagagaaaccttatgaatgcaaacaatgtggaaaggctttcccaCGGAGCAGCCGTCttgttgcacatcagagaatccacactggagagaaaccttatgaatgtacacagtgtggaaagactttcacagagAGGGCCTCTCTTCGTGTACAtctgagaatccacactggagagaaaccttatgaatgttcACATTGTGGAAAGTCTTTCACAGAGAGGGCCTCTCTTCGTCTACAtctgagaatccacactggagagaaaccttatgaatgcacactatgtggaaaggctttcattcGGAGGCACCAACTTACTTTACATCAGGCAGTCCATACTGGAGAgataccttttgaatgtaaacaatgtggaaaggctttcacacagaggggtAATCTTAATgcacatcagaaaatccacactggagaaaaaccttatgaatgtattcaatgtggaaaggcttatATAAATGGGTCTGAACTTCGTAAACATCAGAGagttcacactggagagaaactgcCACAGGATAGGGTCCAGTCTCACTCATAG